TTTAATTGCTACTCCTGGCATAGGAATTCCACTCGGAATTATGATGGAAAACTTATCGGAATGGCTTCTAGAAAGGGATAATGTACCGGCAAAGATAGCGGGATATGTAATCGATCCCCTAGGAATGTTCATGAGAGGCAGGAAAATAGGTATATTGAATCCTTTGACCGGGACTTTCGAATTTCAAGGACCATTAACTATGACCGCAAATAAGGCCAAGGCATTTCAATTCTCCTATCCGTTTTATCTTGAGTCGCCCATGCCGCTGGGAAGGGTAGGTTTTGACTTCGAAGTTGTAGATTTGAAGGAACAATTGGGGGGTCAATATATATTTTATTCTATAAGACTTGATTTTAATTCTTCTAACAATAGTTATGGTTTTTACATAAGGGGTCCATACGCTGGTGTGAATAATACAGAGGGAGCAGACGACGGGTTTGAGTTTTCGAATATGGTGTTTGGTGGCAAATTCGTGTTGATGGATTATCAAAATTTTATTTTATCCGGCGGGGTTGATTTAACAGCTCCGACAGCGTTCAAGGATAACGTAAATAGACTAAAAACAATAAATAGCAATTATAGAAGAGACTTTCCACTATATTTGCAAAGTGCAACGACCATAACTCCATACATTTCAACAGGGATGAGAAAAAAGCGTTTAAGCCTTATTAGCAACCTGGGCATAGATTTAGTTTTAAATGCGGATAAACTAGAAGGCGATGATTTTGAGGCAAGGATAGAATACGGAACGGCAATTGGAGTAACCATTCCCCTGCTTACCCATCCAACCTTGTTTTGTGAATTTACGGGATATACGTTTTTATCTCCATACAAGCTGGAAAAAACGGATATATTTGTGACGCCGGGTTTGAGGCTAGGGAAGCGGTTCAGTCCGGGTTTTGGAGTACAAATTCCATTAACTGGTTCCGATGCGGATGTCGCCAATGTCAGTTTTATTGTTGACTTTCAGCTTAGATTCTAAATTTCAACTGCCGGATGAGCTACTTACCCTGCAGTTTGTTGGTGAACCTCTCTATGGGGATTGCCGCCATGGTCATAAGCTGAACCGTCCCTCTTGAGCCTAAGTCAATCGAAACCCTGGAGATGGTCTCGTTATCCGGGGCTTCTACGATGTTTACGAAGTCGTAAGGGCCCAGTACGGCATATTGGGCAATTACCTTAACCCCGCTTTTTTCCAACTCCTTGTTTACTTCTTTAATCCTCTCCGGCCTCATTTTTACCGTTTTTCTCCCCTCGTCGGTTAAGGTGCTGAGCATTATGTATCTGGCCATAATATCTCCTCCTTTTAGACCTGAACTTAGCTAGAAATGATGATATTACTAGCCCTTGGCTTTTGCAAGGGATTTTTTTATCAAGTTGTTTAATGTTTGGATGGTCTTATAACAAACCAATTTGTTAATTCCCCGGCGGCTGAGAGACAGGATTGGGGGCCACTATATTATTCAGTCTCTATCCCTTTAAAATGCTATGCGGCATGACTTCCGTGCTGCCTGGTGTAAACCGGACACGGAGCATTTTGGTTTGACTTTTTAACTCACAAGGGTATATTCTCACTTTTTAATGAGTAATTATCACAATATAGAGAAGGAGAGGGAGATTGAAAGTCCTGGGGAGACATCTTTTGGTCGAATACCATGGGTGTGACCCTGAAATATTGAATGACTTGGAGAGGGTTAAAAAGTTTATGCTCGAAGCGGCCTCGGAGAGCGGTGCTACCGTGTTAGATGCCTCCTTCCATTATTTTACGCCGCAAGGAGTGAGTGGTGTGGTGGTCATAGCAGAGTCTCATCTGGCAATTCATACCTGGCCGGAATACGGCTATGCGGCGGTAGACATATTCACTTGCGGCAATGCTGTTGACCCGTGGAAGGCGTTTCATTATCTCAGGTCAACACTGGGTTCCAAAGAAACCAGCGTGAATGAGATAGTAAGGGGTGAGCTCTCTCATCTCCAGAGCCGGGCGAGTCGTGTCTCCATGTAGCTATGGATGACTGGTTATTCCTAAAAATTATTCGTGCCGTACCAGAAGGGATGCTTTTCCTGGCGGTTAAAAACCGCAAGATGGTCTCCAAGATGGGTCTTCGGATGCACTAAGATTTAGTGTAAAACTACTGCTCCAGCTTATAACCATATCTGAATCCCCAAATTTGTATTAAGGGCTGAGGTTAAGCCAAGTATGTGAAAGCAGGTCCGGAAGGAGGTAAAATCTTACTCTTCGCTTCACTCTCTATTTACGAGGGATAGGAATAGATGAAAAAGCCTAAAGGGCTTTCTTAATTACCCTTTCTATCTCGCTCTTGGGAACAGCTCCTATAATCTGTTCTAGTGCTTTTCCATCCTTGAATAAAATAAGGGTAGGAATACTTCTGATCCCAAATTTCATGGTGATTTCTGGGTTGTCGTCGACGTTCAGTTTAGCCACCTTGAGCCGCCCGCTGTAGGAACTGGCAATTTCTTCAACAACGGGAGCAATCATTCTGCACGGGCCGCACCAAGGGGCCCAAAAATCAACCAAAACAGGCTTATCGCTTTTCAAAACTTCGTTCTCAAAGGTTGAGTCCTTTAATTCTACCGTGTCTGCACTGGCCATTCCAAAGTCTCCTTGAAAAA
The sequence above is drawn from the Thermodesulfobacteriota bacterium genome and encodes:
- a CDS encoding DUF3943 domain-containing protein; its protein translation is MDKRRRNFFIPALFCLVFICGDISKAGDLEGYLKPFNTPKYALSDGYDQARDDEVLSPRETELKGLGVKEFLVDIGLSYTIWWAGRLYYVRFKNDRIFDTSFSEWIDNITQWPEVEDGDGFVTNYIYHPYFGALYYLFYRHRGHSIWASALGSAIMSTLWEYTVEGLVETPSLPDLIATPGIGIPLGIMMENLSEWLLERDNVPAKIAGYVIDPLGMFMRGRKIGILNPLTGTFEFQGPLTMTANKAKAFQFSYPFYLESPMPLGRVGFDFEVVDLKEQLGGQYIFYSIRLDFNSSNNSYGFYIRGPYAGVNNTEGADDGFEFSNMVFGGKFVLMDYQNFILSGGVDLTAPTAFKDNVNRLKTINSNYRRDFPLYLQSATTITPYISTGMRKKRLSLISNLGIDLVLNADKLEGDDFEARIEYGTAIGVTIPLLTHPTLFCEFTGYTFLSPYKLEKTDIFVTPGLRLGKRFSPGFGVQIPLTGSDADVANVSFIVDFQLRF
- a CDS encoding GYD domain-containing protein, which translates into the protein MARYIMLSTLTDEGRKTVKMRPERIKEVNKELEKSGVKVIAQYAVLGPYDFVNIVEAPDNETISRVSIDLGSRGTVQLMTMAAIPIERFTNKLQGK
- the speD gene encoding adenosylmethionine decarboxylase, which codes for MKVLGRHLLVEYHGCDPEILNDLERVKKFMLEAASESGATVLDASFHYFTPQGVSGVVVIAESHLAIHTWPEYGYAAVDIFTCGNAVDPWKAFHYLRSTLGSKETSVNEIVRGELSHLQSRASRVSM
- the trxA gene encoding thioredoxin, which codes for MASADTVELKDSTFENEVLKSDKPVLVDFWAPWCGPCRMIAPVVEEIASSYSGRLKVAKLNVDDNPEITMKFGIRSIPTLILFKDGKALEQIIGAVPKSEIERVIKKAL